One Amaranthus tricolor cultivar Red isolate AtriRed21 chromosome 10, ASM2621246v1, whole genome shotgun sequence genomic window carries:
- the LOC130825293 gene encoding thermospermine synthase ACAULIS5-like has translation MGSLSISNGENNGCLENSIYSNGLIGKVQSEGDQLQRKSCWYEEEIEDNLRWSFALNRILHTGVTQYQDIQLLDTKPFGKALVIDGKLQSAEIDEFIYHECLVHPPLLHHPNPKSIFIMGGGEGSTAREILRHKTVDKVVMCDIDKEVVDFCKSYLVVNKEAFGDPRLELIINDARAELQSRVEKYDVIIGDLADPLEGGPCYKLYTKSFYENVVKPKLTNNGVFVTQAGPAGIFSHTEVFSSIYNTLKHVFKYVIAYSAHVPSYADTWGWVMGSDSELMLKAEEFDLRMKQRMNGENRFLDGTTFLSASTLCKAVRKSLDNETHVYTEGCARFIHGHGKLN, from the exons aTGGGGAGTCTATCAATTAGCAATGGAGAAAATAATGGGTGTCTTGAGAATTCTATTTATAGTAATGGATTAATTGGGAAAGTTCAATCTGAAGGTGATCAACTTCAAAGAAAAAGTTGTTGGTATGAAGAGGAGATTGAGGATAACTTAAGATGGTCCTTTGCTCTTAATAG GATATTGCATACAGGAGTCACTCAGTACCAAGATATTCAACTTTTGGATACAAAGCCATTTGGGAAG GCTTTGGTTATCGATGGAAAGCTCCAAAGTGCTGAGATTGATGAATTTATCTACCATGAATGTCTTGTGCACCCACCATTACTTCATCATCCTAA TCCCAAGTCTATCTTTATAATGGGAGGAGGTGAAGGTTCAACTGCAAGAGAAATTCTTAGGCATAAAACTGTTGACAAGGTTGTCATGTGTGACATAGATaag GAAGTTGTTGATTTTTGCAAGTCTTACTTGGTTGTGAACAAGGAGGCTTTTGGTGATCCCAGGCTTGAGCTAATCATAAATGATGCTAG GGCTGAGCTGCAAAGCAGAGTAGAGAAGTATGATGTGATCATAGGAGACCTGGCTGATCCACTGGAAGGCGGTCCATGTTATAAGCTTTATACCAAATCATTCTATGAAAATGTTGTTAAGCCTAAGCTTACCAATAATGGTGTGTTTGTCACTCAG GCTGGACCAGCAGGAATTTTCAGCCATACTGAAGTTTTCTCTAGTATTTACAATACCCTTAAGCATGTTTTTAAAT ATGTTATTGCTTACTCGGCTCATGTTCCTTCCTACGCTGACACTTGGGGTTGGGTCATG GGATCAGACTCTGAACTAATGCTAAAAGCTGAAGAGTTTGATCTTAGAATGAAGCAGAGGATGAATGGTGAGAACAGATTTCTGGATGGCACAACTTTCCTTTCTGCATCAACCTTGTGCAAAGCTGTTCGGAAATC GTTGGACAATGAGACTCATGTATACACTGAAGGATGTGCAAGGTTTATACATGGCCATGGTAAACTCAACTAA